One window of the Sulfurospirillum oryzae genome contains the following:
- the pstS gene encoding phosphate ABC transporter substrate-binding protein PstS → MNKMLLLSALAAVSLMAADKISGAGASFPAPIYYQWAHAYEATTGIQVNYQSIGSGGGIKQIQARTVDFGASDEPLEPAKLAQDKLLQFPAVVGAIGLAYNIPTLEGKEVKLSNAAVEGIFMGTITKWNDPKIAADNTGVALPDQAITIAHRSDGSGTTWNFTYWLDQISPVWHEKVGLGKTVKWPVGIGGKGNEGVTNMIKQTPGSIGYVETAYAEKNNLPMVTIQSAEKTWVKPTTENIKAAAANAKWKAEEGFYQILANQPGKNTYPIVAATFILLPTEKADQNKKVATFFDYSFEKGAEEAQKLGYIPLPKETVTAIVAYWKANGAK, encoded by the coding sequence ATGAATAAAATGCTTCTTCTCTCCGCTCTAGCAGCAGTGAGTCTTATGGCAGCAGATAAAATCAGTGGCGCGGGTGCGAGTTTCCCTGCTCCTATTTATTACCAATGGGCACATGCGTATGAGGCAACCACAGGTATTCAGGTGAACTACCAATCCATCGGAAGCGGTGGTGGAATTAAACAAATTCAAGCACGTACGGTTGATTTTGGTGCATCCGATGAACCATTAGAGCCTGCAAAATTAGCTCAAGATAAATTATTACAATTCCCTGCTGTTGTGGGTGCGATTGGTTTAGCGTACAACATCCCAACACTTGAAGGCAAAGAAGTAAAACTCTCCAATGCTGCAGTTGAAGGCATTTTTATGGGAACTATCACCAAATGGAATGACCCAAAAATCGCTGCGGATAATACAGGTGTTGCACTTCCTGATCAAGCGATTACCATTGCACACCGTTCAGACGGAAGTGGTACAACATGGAATTTTACCTATTGGTTAGACCAAATCAGCCCGGTATGGCATGAAAAAGTTGGTCTTGGCAAAACCGTTAAGTGGCCAGTAGGCATAGGTGGAAAAGGCAATGAAGGTGTGACCAACATGATCAAGCAAACTCCAGGCTCAATCGGTTATGTTGAAACAGCGTATGCTGAGAAAAACAACCTTCCAATGGTAACCATCCAAAGTGCTGAAAAAACATGGGTTAAACCAACGACTGAAAATATCAAAGCAGCAGCAGCCAATGCAAAATGGAAAGCAGAAGAAGGATTTTATCAAATCCTAGCAAACCAACCGGGTAAAAACACATACCCAATTGTAGCTGCAACGTTTATTTTATTGCCAACAGAAAAAGCAGACCAGAACAAAAAAGTTGCAACATTCTTTGACTACTCATTTGAAAAAGGTGCCGAAGAAGCACAAAAATTGGGTTACATTCCTCTTCCAAAAGAGACTGTTACTGCTATTGTTGCTTACTGGAAAGCAAACGGCGCTAAGTAA